One part of the Candidatus Palauibacter australiensis genome encodes these proteins:
- a CDS encoding DUF4143 domain-containing protein, translating into MVMGPRQSGKMTLCRTVLSDRPYVSLRRLDVRTEAELDPEGFVREYRDGAVIHDAQLAPVLIAYLQELVDEDPAPGRFVLTGSMHFGLSPVINAWMARRVGVLQLLPPGFDELARFGRPSPSMLDALWTGAYPTIHQGDISPRVWLRDYLATYLDHDILSLRNIANLGAFSEFVRLVAGRTAREVNLSALAADVGIRHNTVRAWIHVLESSFLVFRVPAYRPNVRTRQIKAPKLHFLDSGLACHPLGIRTPEELRHHPLRGQIFESWVAAEVLKAIAHRGEEPRLRHYRAAGTEVNLVVDRGERVILAEAKSGATVVPRFLLGMRTLGKALGRTGLSVDRRLIFGGDSSHRRGDVDVLPWNRVLTRTWN; encoded by the coding sequence ATGGTCATGGGGCCACGGCAGTCCGGCAAGATGACGCTCTGCCGGACCGTGCTCTCCGACCGGCCCTACGTGTCGTTGCGACGGCTTGACGTGCGCACCGAGGCGGAGCTGGATCCCGAGGGTTTCGTGCGGGAGTATCGGGACGGGGCGGTGATCCACGACGCCCAGTTGGCGCCGGTGTTGATTGCCTATCTTCAGGAACTCGTGGACGAGGATCCGGCTCCGGGGCGCTTTGTGCTGACCGGGTCGATGCACTTCGGATTGAGTCCGGTGATAAACGCGTGGATGGCGCGTCGCGTGGGCGTACTCCAGCTGCTTCCGCCGGGATTTGACGAGTTGGCGCGCTTCGGAAGACCATCGCCGAGTATGCTCGACGCACTCTGGACCGGGGCGTACCCGACGATTCACCAAGGTGACATCTCGCCCCGGGTCTGGCTCCGGGATTATCTCGCGACGTATCTGGATCACGATATCCTGTCCCTGCGGAACATCGCGAACCTCGGGGCCTTTTCGGAGTTCGTGAGACTGGTTGCGGGACGAACCGCAAGAGAGGTGAATCTGTCGGCGCTGGCGGCCGACGTCGGCATCCGACACAACACGGTCCGGGCGTGGATCCACGTGCTGGAGTCCAGCTTCCTTGTCTTTCGGGTCCCGGCGTACCGCCCCAACGTGCGCACACGTCAGATCAAGGCGCCCAAGCTCCACTTTCTGGATTCGGGACTGGCCTGCCACCCGCTCGGCATCCGCACGCCGGAGGAACTCCGTCATCACCCGTTGAGAGGGCAGATCTTCGAGAGCTGGGTGGCGGCGGAGGTCTTGAAGGCGATCGCTCATCGCGGCGAAGAGCCGCGTTTGCGGCATTACAGGGCGGCGGGCACCGAGGTCAATCTCGTCGTTGATCGGGGAGAGCGGGTCATCCTGGCCGAGGCGAAGTCCGGCGCCACGGTCGTCCCGCGTTTCCTCCTCGGCATGCGGACGCTCGGGAAGGCGCTGGGGAGGACGGGGCTTTCCGTCGACCGCCGGCTGATCTTCGGGGGCGACTCTTCCCATCGACGCGGCGACGTGGATGTCCTGCCGTGGAACC